In Providencia hangzhouensis, the DNA window CATCCAGAGAACTTAGCAGAGATGCTTTGGTGCCTTCGGGAACTCTGAGACAGGTGCTGCATGGCTGTCGTCAGCTCGTGTTGTGAAATGTTGGGTTAAGTCCCGCAACGAGCGCAACCCTTATCCTTTGTTGCCAGCGATTCGGTCGGGAACTCAAAGGAGACTGCCGGTGATAAACCGGAGGAAGGTGGGGATGACGTCAAGTCATCATGGCCCTTACGAGTAGGGCTACACACGTGCTACAATGGCGTATACAAAGAGAAGCGACCTCGCGAGAGCAAGCGGAACTCATAAAGTACGTCGTAGTCCGGATTGGAGTCTGCAACTCGACTCCATGAAGTCGGAATCGCTAGTAATCGTAGATCAGAATGCTACGGTGAATACGTTCCCGGGCCTTGTACACACCGCCCGTCACACCATGGGAGTGGGTTGCAAAAGAAGTAGGTAGCTTAACCTTCGGGAGGGCGCTTACCACTTTGTGATTCATGACTGGGGTGAAGTCGTAACAAGGTAACCGTAGGGGAACCTGCGGTTGGATCACCTCCTTACCATTGAAGTGTTTTTGTGAAGTGCTCACACAGATTGTCTGATGAAATAGAGTAGCGGTATCGATAGGCTTGTAGCTCAGGTGGTTAGAGCGCACCCCTGATAAGGGTGAGGTCGGTGGTTCAAGTCCACTCAGGCCTACCACTTTTCTCTTATGCTGCGTTATGGCTCAGCTCGTTTACCCAAAAGTAAACTTCGCTAATCCACGCCTTGCCTAAGAAAAAAGACCTCCGAATAAGAAAATCTTATAAAGAGATTAATTGATACCGAAAATACCTTTATGGGGCTATAGCTCAGCTGGGAGAGCGCCTGCCTTGCACGCAGGAGGTCAGCGGTTCGATCCCGCTTAGCTCCACCATAATTTTTCTGATTATTCAGAATAGATTAGTAATAGTCTATTGCGAATAATTATGCTCTTTAACAATCTGGAACAAGCTGAAAATTGAAAACAACGCACATTGTTTATCGCTTAAACAATGTGAGAGTCTCTCAAAATTTCAGACCTGAAATTTTCGGTCACAAACTCGAGCGGCATGCGCGAGCAGTGTGAAATTCAAGGCGGACAGCGCACAGCAAGCGCAGCGTACTTAGGTACGTGAGCATTGCGAGCACTGCCCAACGAAGAAGTTCACCACGCACAGCCATGACAGTAATGTGAACGTTGAAACAATTTCGGGTTGTGAGGTTAAGCGACTAAGCGTACACGGTGGATGCCTAGGCAATCAGAGGCGATGAAGGACGTGCTAATCTGCGATAAGCGTCGGTAAGGTGATATGAACCGTTACAACCGACGATTTCCGAATGGGGAAACCCAGTGCAATTCGTTGCACTATCGTTTGATGAATACATAGTCAAACGAAGCGAACCGGGGGAACTGAAACATCTCAGTACCCCGAGGAAAAGAAATCAACCGAGATTCCCCTAGTAGCGGCGAGCGAACGGGGAGCAGCCCAGAGTCTTAATCAGCATTAGCATCAGGAGAACGGTCTGGAAAGTCCGGCAGTAAAGGGTGATAGCCCCGTATCCGAAGGTGTTAGTGTTGTGAACTCGACGAGTAGGGCGGGACACGTGTTATCCTGTCTGAATATGGGGGGACCATCCTCCAAGGCTAAATACTCCTGATTGACCGATAGTGAACCAGTACCGTGAGGGAAAGGCGAAAAGAACCCCGGCGAGGGGAGTGAAATAGAACCTGAAACCGTGTACGTACAAGCAGTGGGAGCACCTTTAGGGTGTGACTGCGTACCTTTTGTATAATGGGTCAGCGACTTATATTCTGTAGCAAGGTTAACCGTATAGGGGAGCCGTAGGGAAACCGAGTCTTAACTGGGCGAATAAGTTGCAGGGTATAGACCCGAAACCCGGTGATCTAGCCATGGGCAGGTTGAAGGTTGGGTAACACTAACTGGAGGACCGAACCGACTAATGTTGAAAAATTAGCGGATGACTTGTGGCTGGGGGTGAAAGGCCAATCAAACCGGGAGATAGCTGGTTCTCCCCGAAAGCTATTTAGGTAGCGCCTCGTGAACTCATCTTCGGGGGTAGAGCACTGTTTCGACTAGGGGGTCATCCCGACTTACCAACTCGATGCAAACTACGAATACCGAAGAATGTTATCACGGGAGACACACGGCGGGTGCTAACGTTCGTCGTGAAGAGGGAAACAACCCAGACCGCCAGCTAAGGTCCCAAAGTCATAGTTAAGTGGGAAACGAAGTGGGAAGGCTCAGACAGCCAGGATGTTGGCTTAGAAGCAGCCATCATTTAAAGAAAGCGTAATAGCTCACTGGTCGAGTCGGCCTGCGCGGAAGATGTAACGGGGCTAAACTATGCACCGAAGCTGCGGCAGCGATATTTAGATATTGTTGGGTAGGGGAGCGTTCTGTAAGCCTGTGAAGGTGTGCTGTGAGGCATGCTGGAGGTATCAGAAGTGCGAATGCTGACATAAGTAACGATAATGCGGGTGAAAAACCCGCACGCCGGAAGACCAAGGGTTCCTGTCCAACGTTAATCGGGGCAGGGTGAGTCGACCCCTAAGGCGAGGCAGAAATGCGTAGTCGATGGGAAACGGGTTAATATTCCCGTACTGGTGATAATTGCGATGGGGGGACGGAGAAGGCTAGGCTATCCGGGCGACGGTTGTCCCGGTTTAAGGATGTAGGCAGGTGAATTAGGCAAATCCGGTTCACTACATGCTGAGGTCCGACGACGAGTCACTACGGTGATGAAGTAGCTCATGCCCCGCTTCCAGGAAAAGCCTCTAAGCTCTAGATTATCATTAATCGTACCCCAAACCGACACAGGTGGTCAGGTAGAGAATACTCAGGCGCTTGAGAGAACTCGGGTGAAGGAACTAGGCAAAATGGTGCCGTAACTTCGGGAGAAGGCACGCTGGCATTAGGTGAAGTGATTTACTCATGGAGCTGAAGCCAGTCGCAGATACCAGCTGGCTGCAACTGTTTATTAAAAACACAGCACTGTGCAAACACGAAAGTGGACGTATACGGTGTGACGCCTGCCCGGTGCTGGAAGGTTAATTGATGGGGTTATCCGTAAGGAGAAGCTCTTGATCGAAGCCCCAGTAAACGGCGGCCGTAACTATAACGGTCCTAAGGTAGCGAAATTCCTTGTCGGGTAAGTTCCGACCTGCACGAATGGCGTAATGATGGCCAGGCTGTCTCCACCCGAGACTCAGTGAAATTGAACTCGCTGTGAAGATGCAGTGTACCCGCGGCAAGACGGAAAGACCCCGTGAACCTTTACTATAGCTTGACACTGAACATTGAGCCTTGATGTGTAGGATAGGTGGGAGGCTTTGAAGCGTGGACGCCAGTCTGCGTGGAGCCAACCTTGAAATACCACCCTTTAATGTTTGATGTTCTAACGTTGCCCCATTATCTGGGGTGCGGACAGTGTCTGGTGGGTAGTTTGACTGGGGCGGTCTCCTCCCAAAGAGTAACGGAGGAGCACGAAGGTTGGCTAAGCATGGTCGGACATCATGCGGTTAGTGCAAAGGCATAAGCCAGCTTGACTGCGAGAGTGACGGCTCGAGCAGGTACGAAAGTAGGTCTTAGTGATCCGGTGGTTCTGAATGGAAGGGCCATCGCTCAACGGATAAAAGGTACTCCGGGGATAACAGGCTGATACCGCCCAAGAGTTCATATCGACGGCGGTGTTTGGCACCTCGATGTCGGCTCATCACATCCTGGGGCTGAAGTAGGTCCCAAGGGTACGGCTGTTCGCCGTTTAAAGTGGTACGCGAGCTGGGTTTAGAACGTCGTGAGACAGTTCGGTCCCTATCTGCCGTGGGCGTTGGAAGATTGAAAGGGGCTGCTCCTAGTACGAGAGGACCGGAGTGGACGCACCACTGGTGTTCGGGTTGTCATGCCAATGGCATTGCCCGGTAGCTAAGTGCGGAAGAGATAACCGCTGAAAGCATCTAAGCGGGAAACTTGCCTTGAGATGAGTCTTCCCTGACTCTTTAAGGGTCCTAAAGGAACGTTTAAGACTAAGACGTTGATAGGTTGGGTGTGTAAGCGTAGCGATACGTTGAGCTAACCAATACTAATGAACCGTGAGGCTTAACCTGACAACACCGAAGGTGTTTTAGAGAGATAGAGTTGTTTTCGAGAAGTGAGAAGCCGAAAGGTGAAGGACACGCAGCTTGTTTGAGATTGAGGTTCTGGTTTAGTGAAGAAAAAACTAAACGGGAACAAAACAGAATTTGTCTGGCGGCAATAGCGCGGTGGTCCCACCTGACCCCATGCCGAACTCAGCAGTGAAACGCCGTAGCGCCGATGGTAGTGTGGGGTCTCCCCATGTGAGAGTAGGGAACTGCCAGACATTAAATTAGTGAGAAAGCCACCCATTGGGTGGCTTTTTTGCGTTTGGGGAAACTAACTAATTGTTGATGTTAGAGTTGAAACGCTTTAATGTCTCAATAACCCAATAACCCAATAACCCAATAACCCAATAACCCAATAACCCAATAACCCAATAACCCAATAACCCAATGACCCAACGACTTTTTTATTTTAACGACTCGATTTATTTGATTTTATTCCTGTTCTCAGGGCCATTAGTCATGAATATACCTATCGTCAATGGAAGCTCACGATGAAAAGTAGTGAGTAACAGCTCACAAGTTGTTTGGTATATGTAGCAAAATTTTAATGAAACCTAATGGATATGATTGATAGGTGGTTTTCCATCACCGTACTGAATGGAATTACTTGGGAAATAAGTAACAGTCCACTTAAAAAGGAAAATGGAGCAGTGAAAGTAAGCTGGAACCTTCATCTCTTAAATAGGTATGAAATGAATTCATTTATATACCCTACTGATAGATGAATCCTAAAATATTAAAATAAGTAATAAATCAGGGGAATTAGTTCATCGATTTATTCTACTTTACTTTTTTGGGCTTTTTATATTTTATGGCTTTTATAGTGTTAATTGATATGTAAAAACAGTATGTGTTTATAATTTAAATATTAATAATATCAATGAATAATATGTTGTAAGTTATTTTTTCTGCTAAGAAAGTAGTTCATCACGCTTTTAAATTTTGTCTGAATTTTATCTGGATAGTTATTTTTATATATAAAAATTGTTAAATTGATGTTTTATTTTATTGTGCTTATAATGAATCAATAAACTTAAGATATTACATAAGATATAAAATATATTTATAAATAGAATTTTCAATGGAAAGAACACAGCCCAATGTGTCGTTAATAGCATAAGCGGTAATCATTAACTGACTGTATTTCATGTAAATATTGTTTATGTGCCAAAGGTGGATCGCATGAAAAAGGCAAAAAGCGCTAATCATAAGATTTTTGATCAAATTCTTTCTGTAAATAAGCAGAAAGAAAACGAATTTAATAATGGGCAAGATGGTGCAATTATTCTTTCTATACTTGTGATGTTTTTTGTACCATTTTTACTATTAAATGCAGCAAGAATTTTTTTTGGGATAGATTACAGTTTTGTCGCAGTGATCTCCATGTTGGCAGTTAGTGCCATCATCACATACACACTGTATAAGCGTTTAAAAATGGATTCTGAATTTGCTGAGAAGCATATTGTGTTAGACCAATTATTGATGCGTTATACGCCAAAAAATAAAGCAGAGTTTAAGAGCCTTCAAGAAGAGAGAAAGGCAAACCCATCAAGTACTTATTTACTTGTTGAAGATTGGGCTAATAGAGAAAGGCTGCACTATGCAAATTTGCATACACTAATAATCTAATAAATGTTTGCATATCCCTCGGCTATTTTTAGTCGGGGGATTTTTTTATCTATTGCAATGGCTAGCCCTACATTGAGGGCTAGGTTAGTAAAAATAACTAATTCCAGTTTTTACCTAGAAGATATGCAATTTCGAGAGATTGCATTCTGTTGAGTCTAGGGTCACATAATGATTGATACCTATAACTAATATCTTCTTCGCTGATTTCAGGAATACCTCCTGTGCACTCAGTAACATCTAGTCCTGTCATTTCTAAGTGGACACCTCCTGGATGTACTCCTGCTTCCTTTAATATATGAATGAACTGAATCATTTCATCAGTAATATCCGTAAAATAGCGTGTTTTATATCCTTCTTTGGCATTTTTAGTATTACCATGCATAGGGTCAATCATCCAAATGACAAACTCTCTACTGGACTGAATTGATTTAATGAGAGCTGGAAGCTTTTGTTTAATAACCCCCGTTCCCATTCTAATGATGATAACTATTTTTCCTTTCTCTTGACTAGGATTCAATTTCTTTATTAATTTCAGTAACGTATCTGATGTGATATTTGGCCCGCATTTGATACCAATAGGGTTTTCTATCCCTCTTAAATATTCGATATGTGCTTTTTTTAGATCTCTAGTTCTTTCTCCGACCCATACCATATGTGCAGAGCAGTTATACCACTTGTTATCTTTAGAGTCTTTTCGTGTCATGGCTTCTTCATAAGGAAGTAAGAGCGCTTCATGACTGATATACATCGGTTTTATAGCATTTTCTTTCTGCGAAAGATAATTTGCAGTTTTGTATAAATCCTCTAGAAATGACATGTAGTGTGTTTGCTCGGTCGAACCCGGATAAACTTTGATATTCAATCTAGATTGATATTCAGTAGGATCAGATGTGTTGATAGCCCGAATTAAATTGAGCGTAGCAGATGAGTAATGATAAGCACTAAGCATTCTTTGGGGGTCCGGTGTTCGGCTTTTTTCTGAAAAGTCTGCACCGTTAATAATCTCACCTCTAAAGCTTGGTAGCTCAATACCATTTTGTGTCTCAAAAGAGTTACTTCGAGGTTTAGCGTATTGACCGGCTATGCGGCCAATTTTGATCACTGGAAGGTGAGTTGCTTGACTTATCAATCCTGCCATTTGGTTAAAAGTGAACATAAAGTCACGGATAACTGTTGACTGGCAATTATTAAAAGATTCTGCACAGTCCCCTCCCTGTAAAATAAACGCCTTTCCTTCAGTTACTGAACTCAGTATGTTTTTAAAGCTACGAATTTCAGACGCTAATACTAAGGGGGGGTGGTTATGTATGTTATTTTGAAAATACTCTAATGCACATTTATCTGGATAATGCGGATTTTGTTCTATGGGAAAGTCCTTCCATGAGGAAGGCCTCCACAATGTTGACTGGTTATAAGATCCCTTTTTATGATGAGAAATATCATTATGTTTCCCTATAATGACGTCATAATCATAAGAAAGTAACATATCAACTCCTAGGCCATGAGAGTAAAAAGTAAGGATGAGGAAAGATTATTTTGACTGAGATGTGTTGAGGTACGTTGTGAGAGTACCATTTTGTCTTGCAAGATAGTCTTCACGCACAGGTGTATATACATCGATAACTTCTGAAGGCTCAAGTGCTTCCGCATCATGAACAGCCCAAGAAGGGATGATAAAAGAGTCACCTGCGTGTAAGAAAACGGTTCGACCATCAACAGTTAATCTTAACGAACCTTTTAATATTGTTGTTGCAGTTTCATGTTCATGGACATGTTCTGGGATAATCGCTTTTGGCTTGAATGTCCAAAAGGCAATAGTAAAACCGGTACCATGAATGAATTTTGCTTGTATTTTGCTTTCCTCTCCTTCATTACGGTTTAGGTCCATATCATAGGAGATCATTTCTTTAGATAAAAAGAGGCTCATATTGTTACCTTATATAAAAATAGGGGAATATTAAATAGAGTATTTATTAAATGATTAATTAATCTTTGAGTGGATTGAGAACCCCATAGGAACGGGACCAAAGTCATGTAATATATTGAGGTTATGGTTTTTAGCTGCTTTTAGCGTAGTGATACATGCATCAACAGTTCCATTGGCGCATTGTAAAGCCGCTTCACTATTGGAATTAAACAATAAAGACTCAATTGGTTTATTTAAGCCATTAACCTCTGAAAATAAATCTTTAGGTGCAGGATGTGAACCTATTTTTTTTATTTTATTCAGGTCAGTATAGCGACTTGCAAATAACATGTTATGAGTATCCAATACAAAACAATCAGTCAACTTTAAAAAAGTTAAGTTTTGAAAGACTATGTTGTGTAAATAAGGATAAACAATACAACCGAGTAATATGCAGTTATTATCCTTTTTTATTTTTTCTACAGCGATTTCAAGTGTTTCGTGTAATATAACATTTCCATCTAAGTCATTTTTTTCTAAATAATAATGTGCAGCTTTCTCGCAATTTGTTCCTTTAGGGCCTAATGTATGGATAGTAAACATGGCAATACCTCATATAGATTATATTCTTCCTGTTTCGTTTATTAAATCAGGGAGTCTTCTCCCTGATTTAATTTGAGCTAGCATTGTATTTTCAGTGTTATTAATTTTTACAGCTTCTTCAAAGACTTTATCAATCATATCTAATGGAACAACGACACTCCCGTTTGCGTCTGAAATGATGAGATCGCCAGTCTGGATGATATTGTCTTCAATTCTGCATGAAGTGCCTGTCTCACTGACATAGTAAGCACCTTGAGTGTCTGATGGAATTATATTACTCGCGATGACAGGGATATTCAGATCTCGTAATTCTTGAATGTCCCTAACGGCGCCACCTAAAATAATACCGTTGAAGCCGAGTTGCTGAAAATAGGTGCAACTCATTCCTCCGGCTAGAGCAGCATGTTTCATTAAATCACCATAGCCAGCAACATAAATAAGTCCACTTGCGTTATGTAATTCAGGTACGAGAAACTGTTGGACTTGTTCCCATGTTGATGATTGTTTCTCTATGATACATTTTTCTTTTTTAATTAATTTCCATTGAACGGTATATGCATGTCCGACGATATAAAAATCGTTCATATTAAGAGGATGTAGTTCATGAGATAAAACACTACCTGATGTTAATCCATCTAGAATGTCAATAATTGTAGATGTGCTTATTTTTAAATTTTTTATCTTCTCGAGTTTTTTTATATCGGGATTGTAAAACATAAATTTTCCTTGTTTAGATAGAAAAAGGATTATTAGCTTTTTAATTAATAGATATAAATTCTAGTAAGGTCAAGGATAAATAAAATATAAACCTACCAATTTTTAGTATTTGCATGATATAGATGGTTATTTATTTTAAGTTAATTTTCCATCGTAATGATTTTAATATTTATATTTTAGTGATGATAATTGAATTTATTATAAATAGATGTGATTATTGTTATTTGACATTTAAATTATTAATAGAATAAAAAACGGCATAAATAGCCGTTTTTTATTCTATATAATTATGAGAGATAGACGTTAATGTGATTTACCCTGCTCAATACCAAGCCCAATTTGTGAACGAATAAACTGTTCTTTGAAACGTTCCCTCTCCATTTTTCCTTGTTGTGAATTATCTGTTACAGAGAATAACCATGAAGCAACAAATGCAACAATCATGGAGAAGAAGGCTGGGTACTCATATGGATAGATTGGTTTTTCATGGTGAAGAATACTGACCCAGATGGTTGGTCCT includes these proteins:
- a CDS encoding 3-deoxy-7-phosphoheptulonate synthase class II, which encodes MLLSYDYDVIIGKHNDISHHKKGSYNQSTLWRPSSWKDFPIEQNPHYPDKCALEYFQNNIHNHPPLVLASEIRSFKNILSSVTEGKAFILQGGDCAESFNNCQSTVIRDFMFTFNQMAGLISQATHLPVIKIGRIAGQYAKPRSNSFETQNGIELPSFRGEIINGADFSEKSRTPDPQRMLSAYHYSSATLNLIRAINTSDPTEYQSRLNIKVYPGSTEQTHYMSFLEDLYKTANYLSQKENAIKPMYISHEALLLPYEEAMTRKDSKDNKWYNCSAHMVWVGERTRDLKKAHIEYLRGIENPIGIKCGPNITSDTLLKLIKKLNPSQEKGKIVIIIRMGTGVIKQKLPALIKSIQSSREFVIWMIDPMHGNTKNAKEGYKTRYFTDITDEMIQFIHILKEAGVHPGGVHLEMTGLDVTECTGGIPEISEEDISYRYQSLCDPRLNRMQSLEIAYLLGKNWN
- a CDS encoding cupin domain-containing protein codes for the protein MSLFLSKEMISYDMDLNRNEGEESKIQAKFIHGTGFTIAFWTFKPKAIIPEHVHEHETATTILKGSLRLTVDGRTVFLHAGDSFIIPSWAVHDAEALEPSEVIDVYTPVREDYLARQNGTLTTYLNTSQSK
- a CDS encoding prephenate dehydratase domain-containing protein, with translation MFTIHTLGPKGTNCEKAAHYYLEKNDLDGNVILHETLEIAVEKIKKDNNCILLGCIVYPYLHNIVFQNLTFLKLTDCFVLDTHNMLFASRYTDLNKIKKIGSHPAPKDLFSEVNGLNKPIESLLFNSNSEAALQCANGTVDACITTLKAAKNHNLNILHDFGPVPMGFSIHSKIN
- a CDS encoding RraA family protein, coding for MFYNPDIKKLEKIKNLKISTSTIIDILDGLTSGSVLSHELHPLNMNDFYIVGHAYTVQWKLIKKEKCIIEKQSSTWEQVQQFLVPELHNASGLIYVAGYGDLMKHAALAGGMSCTYFQQLGFNGIILGGAVRDIQELRDLNIPVIASNIIPSDTQGAYYVSETGTSCRIEDNIIQTGDLIISDANGSVVVPLDMIDKVFEEAVKINNTENTMLAQIKSGRRLPDLINETGRI